GGTGCAGCTGCGTCTTGCCCGGCTGCGCCTGGAAGCGCTGCTTGCTACTCCCGCAGGATCCGATGTGGCCGCCGCCAGACAATCGATCGAGGCGGCGGAGTCGCAGGTGACGAGCGCCGAGATGGCTTTGGCGGGTCTTTCGGAGCCGCCTGGTGTGGGTGATGTGGCTTCGGCTGAGCAGGCGGTGGCGAGTGCGTTGGCGCAGCTTTCGAGCGCGGAGGAGGCTTTGGCGGGTCTTTCGGAGCCGCCTGGTGTGGGTGATGTGGCTTCGGCTGAGNNNNNNNNNNNNNNNNNNNNNNNNNNNNNNNNNNNNNNNNNNNNNNNNNNNNNNNNNNNNNNNNNNNNNNNNNNNNNNNNNNNNNNNNNNNNNNNNNNNNCTTCGGCTGAGCAGGCGGTGGCGAGTGCGTTGGCGCAGCTTTCGAGCGCGGAGGAAGCGCTGGGGGACCTGCTGGCCGATCCGACCGAAACCGAGACCGCCTCCGCTCGATCGGCGGTGGCACAGGCGCAGGCCCAACTGTTGAGCGCGGTCAGCCATGCGAACGACTCCTGGGTGGCCCTGGGCGAGGCCTGGGACGAGTACTGCGATGAGTACGGTGCCTATAACGTCGCCGCGGTGACCTGTGCGGGGACCCTGCCTCTCGAGGGCGACGAGGTCGTGGACCCGCTCTCGGACGAGGAGGTGGAGGCTCTGCACGAGACGCTCGAGGGTCGTTCGAGAAACTACCAGCAGCTCGCCAACGCCCTCATAGACGGTAACCTCGAGTACATCCTCGCCGAGGCTGCGCGGCAGACCGCGGTGACGAGCCTTGCCACATCCGAGGATCGACTGGCCGACCTCCTCGTACCGGCCTCCGAAGAAGACTTGCGCCAGGCGGAGTTGGCGGTGGACGCCGCCCGCGCGAGCCACACCGCAGCCGTCGCCCGCCTAGAGGCGCTCCGGGAGGAGCCCACATCCCAGGACCTATACCAGGCGGAACAAGCGGTGAACGCCGCCCGCGCCAACCACACAGCCGCCGCCGCCCGGCTCGATCAACTCCGGGGCGACCCGACGGCCGAGGATTTCTACCAGGCTCGACAGGCCGTGGACGCCGCCCGCGCGAGCCACACCGCGGCCGCCGCTCGCCTTGAGGAACTACGAACGCCGGCTGACGAGAGCGACTACCAGCAGGCTCAAGCCTCGCTGGACGCCGCGCTGGCGAGCCTGGCCACCGCCCAGGCACGTCACGACGAGCTTCTGGCGGGCGCCACCGCCAACGCCATCGCTCAACAGGAGGAGAACGTGCGGCTCGCCGAGATATCGCTGGAGGAGGCTCGCTCCGCCCTGGCCGATCTGTCGGTGGCGGCCCCCTTCGACGGAACCGTAGAGGCGGTGAACGTCCACCCGGGCGACCGGGTGACCCAGAGCGTCGTCGCTTTCTCGATGAGCACGCCGGACCGGATGATGATCGCCCTGGCTGTTACCGAAGCTGATCTGCTGGCGCTCGAGGTGGGGCAGGCCGGCTTTGCCTCCTTCGATGGAGTGGAGGGCGTCCAGTACCCGGCGCGGATCGTTTCGATCAGCCGCCTGCCCGACACCGCCCAGGGTGTGGTGACCTACGGGGTGGAGGCGCGGATCCTCACCGGCGCCGAGACCGTCGAGGTGGCGAGCCAA
This bacterium DNA region includes the following protein-coding sequences:
- a CDS encoding HlyD family efflux transporter periplasmic adaptor subunit; the encoded protein is SAEQAVASALAQLSSAEEALGDLLADPTETETASARSAVAQAQAQLLSAVSHANDSWVALGEAWDEYCDEYGAYNVAAVTCAGTLPLEGDEVVDPLSDEEVEALHETLEGRSRNYQQLANALIDGNLEYILAEAARQTAVTSLATSEDRLADLLVPASEEDLRQAELAVDAARASHTAAVARLEALREEPTSQDLYQAEQAVNAARANHTAAAARLDQLRGDPTAEDFYQARQAVDAARASHTAAAARLEELRTPADESDYQQAQASLDAALASLATAQARHDELLAGATANAIAQQEENVRLAEISLEEARSALADLSVAAPFDGTVEAVNVHPGDRVTQSVVAFSMSTPDRMMIALAVTEADLLALEVGQAGFASFDGVEGVQYPARIVSISRLPDTAQGVVTYGVEARILTGAETVEVASQLAVIAGQGVVPGVAGLPEAVTGAGDGGVGAGFGGGRPDGPLAGMELPEGVTIQDVVQAVVNGEPPPEGVSLPEGFEIPLQERERLAAGGLRPLGRQGQAGTASVGSRVLPAPGMSATVTILTEVREESVLVPVSAVRQLDGEWFVTVPAADAGAGTGFERVTVGVGESDGVNVEITSGLENGAVLLIGADSVGIAYRTIQQQDSQPGLGFVPGGTPGGFGGGGR